In the Purpureocillium takamizusanense chromosome 5, complete sequence genome, one interval contains:
- a CDS encoding uncharacterized protein (COG:O~EggNog:ENOG503NYHI): MSAATTPRALTRALATQPAARCHHHVRAAPRWARQLSTTSGRAMPAVLSASGLRPTTLASLKHQQRNLAPSLGAGGARTIFIQTENTPNADALKFLPNHRVVPAELNTPFIEYLNPRATISPPHPSPLAAKLMNIDGVTSVFYGADFITVTKASDANWAHIRPEVFALITEAITSGETIVNVAERREGDQAAEEDSLAYNEDDDEVVGMIKELLETRIRPAIQEDGGDIEFRGFEDGYVNLKLRGACRTCDSSTVTLKNGIEGMLMHYVRHWSSDPPCVLFRY; encoded by the coding sequence AtgtccgcggcgacgacaccgagGGCGCTcacccgcgccctcgccacccagccagcagccagatgccaccaccacgtccgAGCTGCGCCGAGATGGGCTCGGCAACTCAGCACCACGTCCGGAAGAgccatgcccgccgtccTGAGCGCGAGCGGCCTGcgaccgacgacgctggcgtcTCTGAAACACCAACAGCGAAACCTCGCGCCCAGCCtgggtgccggcggcgcgcgcaccaTCTTCATCCAGACCGAGAACACGCCCAACGCAGACGCCCTCAAGTTCCTCCCGAATCACCGCGTCGTCCCCGCCGAGCTCAACACGCCGTTCATCGAGTACCTCAACCCGCGAGCGaccatctcgccgccgcatccgtCCCCGTTGGCCGCCAAGCTCATGAACATTGATGGCGTCACCTCTGTCTTCTATGGTGCCGACTTCATTACCGTCACCAAGGCGAGCGATGCCAACTGGGCGCACATTCGGCCCGAGGTCTTCGCCCTCATCACGGAGGCCATCACCTCGGGCGAGaccatcgtcaacgtcgCCGAGCGACGGGAAGGCGACCAGGCTGCCGAGGAGGACAGCCTGGCCTACaatgaggacgacgatgaggtcgtCGGCATGATCAAGGAGCTTCTCGAGACTCGCATCCGGCCTGCCATTCAGGAAGACGGAGGCGACATTGAGTTTCGTGGGTTCGAAGACGGCTACGTCAATCTGAAGCTGCGCGGAGCCTGCCGGACATGCGACTCAAGTACTGTCACGCTGAAAAATGGCATAGAGGGCATGTTGATGCACTATGTAAGACATTGGTCTTCGGACCCCCCCTGTGTGCTTTTCCGTTACTGA
- a CDS encoding uncharacterized protein (COG:O~EggNog:ENOG503NYHI), which produces MSAATTPRALTRALATQPAARCHHHVRAAPRWARQLSTTSGRAMPAVLSASGLRPTTLASLKHQQRNLAPSLGAGGARTIFIQTENTPNADALKFLPNHRVVPAELNTPFIEYLNPRATISPPHPSPLAAKLMNIDGVTSVFYGADFITVTKASDANWAHIRPEVFALITEAITSGETIVNVAERREGDQAAEEDSLAYNEDDDEVVGMIKELLETRIRPAIQEDGGDIEFRGFEDGYVNLKLRGACRTCDSSTVTLKNGIEGMLMHYIEEVKGVHQILDQEEEIAMQEFAKFEEKLKQQKSAQPSSA; this is translated from the exons AtgtccgcggcgacgacaccgagGGCGCTcacccgcgccctcgccacccagccagcagccagatgccaccaccacgtccgAGCTGCGCCGAGATGGGCTCGGCAACTCAGCACCACGTCCGGAAGAgccatgcccgccgtccTGAGCGCGAGCGGCCTGcgaccgacgacgctggcgtcTCTGAAACACCAACAGCGAAACCTCGCGCCCAGCCtgggtgccggcggcgcgcgcaccaTCTTCATCCAGACCGAGAACACGCCCAACGCAGACGCCCTCAAGTTCCTCCCGAATCACCGCGTCGTCCCCGCCGAGCTCAACACGCCGTTCATCGAGTACCTCAACCCGCGAGCGaccatctcgccgccgcatccgtCCCCGTTGGCCGCCAAGCTCATGAACATTGATGGCGTCACCTCTGTCTTCTATGGTGCCGACTTCATTACCGTCACCAAGGCGAGCGATGCCAACTGGGCGCACATTCGGCCCGAGGTCTTCGCCCTCATCACGGAGGCCATCACCTCGGGCGAGaccatcgtcaacgtcgCCGAGCGACGGGAAGGCGACCAGGCTGCCGAGGAGGACAGCCTGGCCTACaatgaggacgacgatgaggtcgtCGGCATGATCAAGGAGCTTCTCGAGACTCGCATCCGGCCTGCCATTCAGGAAGACGGAGGCGACATTGAGTTTCGTGGGTTCGAAGACGGCTACGTCAATCTGAAGCTGCGCGGAGCCTGCCGGACATGCGACTCAAGTACTGTCACGCTGAAAAATGGCATAGAGGGCATGTTGATGCACTAT ATAGAAGAGGTCAAAGGGGTGCATCAAATTCTCgaccaggaggaggagattgcCATGCAAGAGTTTGCTAAAttcgaggagaagctgaaGCAGCAAAAGTCTGCACAGCCGTCGTCTGCATAG